One genomic segment of Belonocnema kinseyi isolate 2016_QV_RU_SX_M_011 chromosome 2, B_treatae_v1, whole genome shotgun sequence includes these proteins:
- the LOC117182900 gene encoding uncharacterized protein LOC117182900: MGMIFFVDMGSDISILPAKQNVSKKTEELVLFAANNTRILTYEQSRLSLSLGLRRDFGWNFCVAAVPYPIIGADLLAHYGLLVDERNRELIDPMTNSCVMRFVKSAPIHTLSTIDRTLEYSKVLTEFPEVTNLSQVSSRLPDGTVHHILTRGPPVLERARRLN; encoded by the coding sequence ATGGGCATGATTTTCTTCGTGGATATGGGGTCAGATATATCAATCCTTCCCGCAAAACAAAACGTCAGTAAAAAAACAGAAGAGCTTGTCTTATTTGCCGCAAATAACACTCGAATCCTAACGTATGAACAAAGTCGATTGTCTCTGAGCCTCGGTCTTCGCCGAGATTTTGGGTGGAATTTTTGCGTAGCAGCAGTGCCTTACCCAATCATAGGCGCCGACCTCCTGGCTCACTATGGGTTGCTAGTCGACGAACGTAACCGCGAACTAATCGATCCCATGACCAATTCATGCGTCATGAGGTTCGTAAAAAGCGCTCCGATCCACACACTTAGCACCATAGATCGCACTTTAGAGTACTCAAAGGTACTAACCGAGTTTCCGGAGGTGACCAACCTGTCTCAGGTGTCCTCACGTTTACCGGACGGTACTGTTCACCACATTCTTACTCGTGGCCCACCAGTATTGGAAAGGGCTCGTCGCCTAAACTAG
- the LOC117182901 gene encoding uncharacterized protein LOC117182901: protein MPGLSELQVTRHTILKPAQFVTPEARFRHVHMDNVGRLPDCEGHKYILTIIDRFSRWTEAIPLWNFEAATVCRAFFGGRVTRFRSPKTLSTDQGRKFEYRRSESLLKLVGCRRIRITPYDPASNGMIERFRRALKAAIMCHATREWMLMLSTVMLGLRTSVLDCGSSSAEYLYGTTLRIHGEFVIPDVRTPDAQAFLDEFRVHMKSVKPIPVDHRYKEACFVQKSLATCSHVFLRLSAARRSPDPPYSGTHRVSKRIGYRVIKIDVDGTGHPRPQHYIPLILRKSAKKRLNFNI, encoded by the coding sequence ATGCCTGGACTGTCAGAGCTCCAAGTTACACGTCATACCATTCTTAAACCGGCACAGTTTGTCACTCCAGAAGCAAGATTCAGACACGTCCATATGGACAACGTGGGTCGGCTACCCGATTGCGAGGGACACAAATACATCCTCACCATCATCGACCGTTTCTCCCGATGGACAGAAGCTATACCTCTTTGGAATTTTGAGGCTGCCACCGTCTGTAGAGCTTTTTTCGGCGGGCGAGTCACTCGATTCCGTTCCCCGAAAACACTCTCAACCGACCAAGGACGGAAATTTGAATACCGTCGCTCAGAGTCCTTACTTAAGCTAGTGGGTTGCCGTCGAATTCGAATCACACCGTACGATCCGGCCTCAAATGGCATGATAGAGCGCTTTCGTCGCGCATTAAAGGCAGCAATAATGTGTCACGCCACGCGTGAGTGGATGCTCATGTTGTCAACGGTCATGCTTGGTCTTAGAACGAGCGTTTTGGACTGCGGGTCATCCTCAGCCGAATATCTTTACGGGACAACCCTCCGCATACACGGTGAATTCGTTATTCCCGACGTTCGCACTCCTGATGCTCAGGCATTTTTGGACGAATTTCGAGTTCACATGAAAAGTGTCAAACCAATACCAGTCGATCACAGATACAAGGAGGCATGTTTCGTGCAAAAATCTCTAGCCACCTGCTCACACGTTTTCCTACGCTTGAGTGCAGCCAGAAGGTCGCCCGACCCCCCATATTCGGGAACACATCGGGTTTCCAAGAGAATAGGATATCGCGTTATAAAAATCGACGTCGACGGAACAGGTCACCCACGCCCTCAGCACTACATTCCTTTAATCCTGCGAAAATCTGCGAAGAAAAGACTGAACTTCAACATATAA